One genomic segment of Desulfarculaceae bacterium includes these proteins:
- a CDS encoding stage 0 sporulation family protein, with protein MGKTVGIRFSRGSKIYDFDAGHFVLKAGDSVIVETEFGLALGEVVRGPRPQPLIPEGETELELKQVFRLATEEDLEQQAANETLEKEAYRFCQERIAARKLDMNLVKVECIFDRSKVIFFFTAEGRLDFRELVKDLVGRFRTRVEMRQIGVRHEAKLLGGLGSCGREVCCATFLRDFEPVSVKMAKEQNLSLNPTKISGLCGRLMCCLTYEFETYKALKKDLPKLGKRLSLADGRDAKVIRQNVLEKRVTLYIPGEGELSVGPEELAKLMGKGPDGQALPEQNKSAAPPKDGGAGGAKPQGQGQAPKGDGRDQQGKGGKPASSRRRRPRRRGKKGPKTS; from the coding sequence ATGGGTAAGACAGTGGGAATCCGCTTTTCCCGCGGCAGCAAGATATACGACTTCGACGCCGGGCACTTCGTGCTCAAGGCGGGCGACAGCGTGATCGTGGAGACCGAGTTCGGCCTGGCCCTGGGCGAGGTGGTGCGCGGCCCCCGGCCCCAGCCCTTGATCCCCGAGGGCGAGACCGAGCTGGAGCTCAAGCAGGTCTTCCGCCTGGCCACGGAAGAAGACCTGGAGCAGCAGGCGGCCAACGAGACCCTGGAGAAGGAGGCCTACCGCTTCTGCCAGGAGCGCATCGCCGCGCGCAAGCTGGACATGAACCTGGTCAAGGTGGAGTGCATCTTCGACCGCTCCAAGGTGATCTTCTTCTTCACCGCCGAGGGCCGCCTGGACTTCCGCGAGCTGGTCAAGGACTTGGTGGGGCGCTTCCGCACCCGGGTGGAGATGCGCCAGATCGGGGTGCGCCACGAGGCCAAGCTCCTGGGTGGGCTGGGCTCCTGCGGCCGCGAGGTCTGCTGCGCCACCTTCCTCCGGGACTTCGAGCCGGTGAGCGTGAAGATGGCCAAGGAGCAGAACCTCAGCCTGAATCCCACCAAGATCAGCGGGCTCTGCGGGCGGCTCATGTGCTGCCTCACCTATGAATTCGAGACCTACAAGGCGCTCAAAAAAGACCTGCCCAAGCTGGGCAAGCGCCTGAGCCTGGCCGACGGACGCGACGCCAAGGTCATTCGCCAGAACGTGCTGGAAAAAAGAGTCACCTTGTACATCCCCGGCGAGGGCGAGCTGAGCGTGGGGCCCGAGGAGCTGGCCAAGCTCATGGGCAAGGGCCCCGACGGCCAGGCCTTGCCCGAGCAAAACAAGTCGGCCGCGCCGCCCAAGGACGGCGGAGCCGGAGGCGCCAAACCCCAGGGACAGGGGCAGGCGCCCAAGGGCGATGGCCGGGATCAGCAGGGCAAGGGGGGCAAGCCCGCCTCCTCCCGCCGGCGGCGCCCCCGCCGCCGGGGCAAGAAGGGACCCAAGACATCATGA